A single genomic interval of Coccidioides posadasii str. Silveira chromosome 1, complete sequence harbors:
- the HRR25_1 gene encoding serine/threonine protein kinase, variant 2 (EggNog:ENOG410PFS3~COG:T~BUSCO:6601at33183), with amino-acid sequence MTTMDLRVGNKYRIGRKIGSGSFGDIYLGTNIISGEEIAIKLESVKAKHPQLEYEARVYKSLAGGVGIPFVRWFGTECDYNAMVIDLLGPSLEDLFNFCNRKFSLKTVLLLADQLISRIEYIHAKSFIHRDIKPDNFLMGIGKRGNQVNVIDFGLAKKYRDPKTHFHIPYRENKNLTGTARYASINTHLGVEQSRRDDMESLGYVMLYFCRGSLPWQGLKAATKKQKYDRIMEKKMTTPTEVLCRGFPNEFAVYLNYTRSLRFDDKPDYSYLRKIFRDLFVRESFQYDYVFDWTVYKYQKNAQAIAQASGNAGNNAQEEDDKPRGQVSTGGAPAGVPGGSLKPVPLGTHRRKLVERTAGESHDTNRAVGSDRILRR; translated from the exons ATGACAACTATG GACCTACGCGTTGGAAACAAGTATCGTATCGGTCGAAAGATCGGTAGTGGTAGTTTCGGTGACATCTATCTTG GTACGAACATTATCTCGGGTGAAGAGATTGCCATTAAACTTGAGAGTGTTAAGGCGAAACATCCACAGCTCGAATATGAAGCTCGTGTCTACAAATCGCTAGCGGGGGGTGTCGGTATCCCCTTTGTCCGTTGGTTTGGCACTGAATGTGACTATAATGCCATGGTCATCGATCTCCTTGGGCCCAGCTTGGAAGACTTGTTCAACTTTTGCAACCGGAAGTTCTCGCTCAAGACTGTGCTTCTATTGGCAGATCAACTTATCTCCCGCATCGAGTACATTCACGCCAAATCGTTTATCCACCGTGACATTAAACCCGACAATTTCCTTATGGGCATTGGAAAACGTGGAAACCAAGTCAACGTGATCGATTTTGGTCTCGCGAAGAAATATCGTGACCCAAAGACCCACTTCCATATTCCCTACCgtgaaaacaaaaatttaaCTGGTACGGCTCGTTATGCCAGTATCAACACCCATCTTGGTGTCGAGCAATCTAGACGTGACGATATGGAATCTCTTGGTTACGTCATGCTTTATTTCTGCCGTGGATCCCTCCCTTGGCAAGGCCTCAAGGCTGCTActaaaaaacaaaaatacGACCGCATTATGGAAAAGAAGATGACCACTCCGACCGAAGTTCTTTGCCGTGGATTCCCCAATGAATTCGCTGTGTACTTAAACTACACCCGTTCTCTTCGCTTCGACGACAAACCTGACTACTCTTACCTTCGTAAGATCTTCCGTGACCTCTTTGTGCGTGAATCATTCCAGTACGACTATGTCTTCGATTGGACTGTCTATAAGTACCAAAAGAATGCCCAGGCTATTGCCCAAGCGAGCGGAAATGCAGGGAACAATGCCcaggaggaagatgataAACCTCGTGGTCAAGTCAGCACTGGTGGCGCTCCCGCAGGCGTCCCGGGGGGATCACTCAAACCTGTTCCTCTCGGCACCCATCGGCGTAAGCTGGTGGAACGTACTGCGGGTGAATCCCATGACACCAACCGCGCCGTCGGAAGTGATAGGAT TCTTCGGCGCTAG
- the HRR25_1 gene encoding serine/threonine protein kinase (EggNog:ENOG410PFS3~COG:T~BUSCO:6601at33183), translated as MTTMDLRVGNKYRIGRKIGSGSFGDIYLGTNIISGEEIAIKLESVKAKHPQLEYEARVYKSLAGGVGIPFVRWFGTECDYNAMVIDLLGPSLEDLFNFCNRKFSLKTVLLLADQLISRIEYIHAKSFIHRDIKPDNFLMGIGKRGNQVNVIDFGLAKKYRDPKTHFHIPYRENKNLTGTARYASINTHLGVEQSRRDDMESLGYVMLYFCRGSLPWQGLKAATKKQKYDRIMEKKMTTPTEVLCRGFPNEFAVYLNYTRSLRFDDKPDYSYLRKIFRDLFVRESFQYDYVFDWTVYKYQKNAQAIAQASGNAGNNAQEEDDKPRGQVSTGGAPAGVPGGSLKPVPLGTHRRKLVERTAGESHDTNRAVGSDRM; from the exons ATGACAACTATG GACCTACGCGTTGGAAACAAGTATCGTATCGGTCGAAAGATCGGTAGTGGTAGTTTCGGTGACATCTATCTTG GTACGAACATTATCTCGGGTGAAGAGATTGCCATTAAACTTGAGAGTGTTAAGGCGAAACATCCACAGCTCGAATATGAAGCTCGTGTCTACAAATCGCTAGCGGGGGGTGTCGGTATCCCCTTTGTCCGTTGGTTTGGCACTGAATGTGACTATAATGCCATGGTCATCGATCTCCTTGGGCCCAGCTTGGAAGACTTGTTCAACTTTTGCAACCGGAAGTTCTCGCTCAAGACTGTGCTTCTATTGGCAGATCAACTTATCTCCCGCATCGAGTACATTCACGCCAAATCGTTTATCCACCGTGACATTAAACCCGACAATTTCCTTATGGGCATTGGAAAACGTGGAAACCAAGTCAACGTGATCGATTTTGGTCTCGCGAAGAAATATCGTGACCCAAAGACCCACTTCCATATTCCCTACCgtgaaaacaaaaatttaaCTGGTACGGCTCGTTATGCCAGTATCAACACCCATCTTGGTGTCGAGCAATCTAGACGTGACGATATGGAATCTCTTGGTTACGTCATGCTTTATTTCTGCCGTGGATCCCTCCCTTGGCAAGGCCTCAAGGCTGCTActaaaaaacaaaaatacGACCGCATTATGGAAAAGAAGATGACCACTCCGACCGAAGTTCTTTGCCGTGGATTCCCCAATGAATTCGCTGTGTACTTAAACTACACCCGTTCTCTTCGCTTCGACGACAAACCTGACTACTCTTACCTTCGTAAGATCTTCCGTGACCTCTTTGTGCGTGAATCATTCCAGTACGACTATGTCTTCGATTGGACTGTCTATAAGTACCAAAAGAATGCCCAGGCTATTGCCCAAGCGAGCGGAAATGCAGGGAACAATGCCcaggaggaagatgataAACCTCGTGGTCAAGTCAGCACTGGTGGCGCTCCCGCAGGCGTCCCGGGGGGATCACTCAAACCTGTTCCTCTCGGCACCCATCGGCGTAAGCTGGTGGAACGTACTGCGGGTGAATCCCATGACACCAACCGCGCCGTCGGAAGTGATAGGATGTGA
- a CDS encoding uncharacterized protein (EggNog:ENOG410PMSR~COG:K~BUSCO:12409at33183): MDYSFYSSSHHHQIYQFYGLPNPQHPQLGATIPDQFQDAQPVQNEHFHVFQPYNFDPTVQNQHPADVLPPEPFPADLLDPPSHDSSDNKMTDLSAVQPSGTTENSDELAEVVQNNQSSSEEKDNLTPAQSRRKAQNRAAQRAFRERKERRVRDLEQELSEYKQNVNTLLEDNECLKREIAKVATENEILRATSTANRCPGVDAHHDPQPITTGPMRYSPTDYSSPEGDNRPKPIHRMKVNGATGEKLLDAAATWDLIVSRLADVDVKVDVQDIYNRLKGHAICDGTGPVLEESRVRKAIEESIASGTDELI, translated from the exons ATGGATTACAGTTTCTATTCTTCgtctcatcatcatcaaatCTACCAGTTCTACGGGCTTCCAAACCCTCAACATCCTCAGCTAGGTGCAACGATCCCCGACCAGTTCCAGGATGCCCAGCCAGTG CAGAACGAACATTTCCATGTGTTCCAACCTTACAATTTCGACCCAACCGTTCAGAATCAACATCCCGCAGATGTACTTCCCCCCGAGCCGTTTCCAGCTGACCTACTGGACCCGCCAAGCCACGATTCAAGTGACAACAAAATGACGGATCTGTCTGCTGTGCAACCATCGGGTACTACCGAGAATAGCGACGAGCTAGCGGAGGTGGTACAGAATAATCAGAGCAGTAGTGAGGAGAAGGATAACTTGACCCCAGCCCAGAGTCGTCGAAAGGCGCAGAATAGAGCTGC TCAACGAGCGTTCCGTGAGCGCAAAGAACGCCGCGTGCGTGACTTGGAGCAGGAGCTCAGCGAATACAAGCAAAATGTAAACACACTTCTCGAAGACAACGAGTGCCTGAAGCGCGAAATCGCAAAGGTTGCTACAGAAAATGAAATTCTTCGGGCTACGTCCACCGCAAATCGGTGTCCTGGGGTCGATGCGCATCATGACCCACAGCCCATCACTACTGGTCCTATGAGATACTCTCCGACCGACTACAGCAGCCCGGAGGGTGACAACAGACCCAAGCCTATCCATCGGATGAAAGTCAACGGAGCGACGGGAGAGAAACTCCTTGATGCAGCGGCCACGTGGGACCTCATCGTGAGTCGCTTGGCGGACGTGGATGTCAAGGTTGACGTGCAAGACATTTATAACCGGCTGAAAGGCCATGCAATATGTGACGGGACGGGCCCCGTGCTCGAGGAGTCACGGGTCAGAAAGGCTATTGAGGAGAGTATCGCATCAGGGACAGATGAGCTGATCTAG
- a CDS encoding uncharacterized protein (EggNog:ENOG410PVIX~COG:S) produces MPRCITRRLWVLLAITLVAVFLFTVQLQQARLIDASGKKAGDGRHNFQAANPLTSSTAAAIPSSSRPPAPPLAPGHPSPDYTRALVVAKLKEEDTTWVDRVVQNDPNITTAVYVVDDPEADPFIIKNKGNELMPYLTYIIDNYENLRNITIFMHAHNATWHNNDFFNGSSEMTLSRLNSEHVIREGYMNLRCKHDPGCPDHIHPMASGDEDIRAIPEAAVFGRAWKELLPDDPVPDVLSQPCCSQFAVSAERIRAIPLPRYVFWRDWVLRTPLYDRLTGRVWEYLWQYIFTGKAVLCPDELICACKGYGVCSLKGE; encoded by the coding sequence ATGCCTCGGTGCATCACACGCCGCCTTTGGGTGCTCCTTGCCATCACGCTGGTAGCCGTCTTTCTCTTCACAGTCCAGCTGCAACAAGCTCGTTTGATAGACGCTAGCGGCAAGAAAGCCGGCGATGGCCGCCACAACTTTCAAGCAGCCAATCCTCTTACGAGCAGCACAGCTGCCGCCATACCCTCAAGCTCTCGCCCACCGGCACCGCCCTTGGCACCTGGTCATCCCTCACCGGATTACACACGAGCACTTGTGGTCGCAAAGTTAAAGGAAGAGGACACTACCTGGGTCGACAGAGTGGTTCAAAATGACCCCAACATCACCACCGCAGTCTACGTGGTGGACGACCCAGAGGCAGACCCTTTCATTATCAAGAACAAGGGTAACGAGCTGATGCCGTATCTGACCTACATCATCGACAACTACGAAAACCTTCGGAATATCACCATTTTCATGCACGCACATAATGCGACATGGCACAATAACGACTTCTTCAACGGAAGCTCCGAAATGACGCTGAGCAGACTGAACAGCGAACACGTCATCCGTGAAGGATACATGAATCTTCGGTGTAAGCATGACCCGGGTTGCCCAGACCATATCCACCCAATGGCCAGTGGCGACGAAGATATCCGTGCTATCCCTGAGGCAGCTGTGTTCGGCAGGGCATGGAAGGAATTACTTCCCGATGACCCTGTTCCGGACGTCCTCTCGCAGCCATGCTGCAGTCAATTCGCAGTGAGCGCCGAACGCATTCGTGCAATCCCCCTCCCAAGGTATGTCTTTTGGCGGGACTGGGTTCTCCGCACGCCGCTGTATGATCGGTTAACGGGGCGTGTATGGGAATATCTCTGGCAGTATATCTTCACAGGCAAAGCGGTCCTTTGCCCCGATGAGCTCATCTGTGCTTGTAAAGGATACGGGGTATGTTCTCTCAAAGGTGAATGA